Proteins encoded together in one Penaeus vannamei isolate JL-2024 chromosome 11, ASM4276789v1, whole genome shotgun sequence window:
- the LOC113817946 gene encoding uncharacterized protein isoform X2, with protein MSDTALVVLRSRKDISTAWLEELLKQRVKSNVEVISWTSKPPSTKNYFMSEMCFVQVTFKGPNHPTEERSLVVKFAPTAQDAIEFMKNGNLARKEIEFYKFVLTDDFRLFCEKSGLKNPVPDVYWADMEEDLVTLVMHDLRTDGYRVDTPPEGNSLEQVKVILNSIAVIHACGVATIKKHGREYLDVPSGDFLDTAVKIGLDREVEMFKGTRTAETLRALYSLREEMIDTRSPLFETLIHGDLWTGNVMFSGDNTSAVILDWQFASVDNPVCDILSLLLMSSHPVVYEQHLNDVLRSYWQSLTEALEKNGASVDCTFEDLSRCVEEMWMYGFMFFTASLPDLLDNNITALHRGQNAVKFLEQKKVLSKFLQSHGKEMA; from the coding sequence ATGAGTGACACAGCACTTGTGGTACTTCGCTCCAGGAAGGATATCAGCACAGCGTGGCTTGAAGAACTACTGAAACAAAGGGTAAAATCTAACGTCGAAGTCATATCATGGACATCAAAACCCCCAAGTACAAAGAATTATTTCATGAGCGAGATGTGTTTCGTTCAAGTGACTTTCAAAGGCCCAAATCACCCAACAGAAGAGAGGTCTTTGGTCGTCAAATTTGCTCCGACTGCACAGGATGCAATTGAATTCATGAAGAATGGGAACCTTGCAAGGAAGGAGATTGAGTTTTACAAATTTGTCTTAACGGATGACTTCCGACTTTTCTGCGAGAAGAGCGGCCTGAAGAATCCAGTCCCAGATGTGTACTGGGCGGACATGGAGGAAGACCTCGTCACCCTTGTCATGCACGACCTGAGGACAGATGGCTACAGAGTGGACACCCCACCAGAGGGGAACTCGCTAGAACAGGTTAAAGTGATATTGAATTCTATTGCAGTTATTCATGCCTGTGGAGTTGCTACCATAAAGAAGCATGGAAGGGAGTACCTGGATGTTCCCTCTGGAGACTTTCTCGACACCGCTGTAAAGATAGGCCTTGACAGAGAAGTGGAAATGTTCAAGGGAACACGCACAGCAGAAACTTTGAGGGCATTATACTCCTTAAGGGAAGAGATGATTGATACAAGATCTCCACTATTCGAGACGTTGATCCACGGAGATTTGTGGACAGGCAACGTCATGTTCTCTGGAGACAACACGAGCGCCGTCATCCTTGATTGGCAGTTTGCTTCAGTTGACAACCCTGTGTGTGACATTCTTTCCCTGTTGCTGATGAGCAGCCATCCTGTGGTGTATGAGCAACACCTGAATGACGTTCTACGGAGCTACTGGCAGAGTCTGACCGAAGCTTTGGAAAAGAATGGAGCTTCAGTTGATTGCACTTTTGAAGATCTGTCCCGCTGTGTTGAAGAAATGTGGATGTATGGTTTCATGTTTTTTACAGCAAGTTTGCCGGATTTACTGGATAACAATATAACTGCTTTGCACCGAGGCCAAAATGCCGTAAAGTTTCTAGAGCAGAAGAAGGTACTGTCAAAGTTTCTCCAGTCCCATGGAAAAGAAATGGCATAG